Genomic window (Ictalurus punctatus breed USDA103 chromosome 16, Coco_2.0, whole genome shotgun sequence):
TCAGTTGGTTTGTGCCTTGCTGTGTATGAAAACTACTATAGCGGCTACCAAGCCCTTGAGACAACCCATAGCCAGTTGAGCTTTGGCTTGGAGAACCATGGAAGGAGCTTGAAGTACTAGGCGTAGAACCACTGGACACTGCACTCCCAGAGGCCTGCTGGGTCACAAAGGCAGGGGCAGAGCTTGAttgaccaccaccaccaccatactGGCTTGCAAGCACTTGAGATGGTCCATAGCCAGTGGAGCCTTGAGAACCAATGTAGGGGCTTGAAGTACTAGATGTAGAGCCATTTAACACTGCATTTGCAGAGGCTTGTTGAATCATATTTAATCCAGGCACAGAGCTAAGCTGGTTTATGCCTTGCTGGGCCTGGGAACCAGCATATTGGCTGGGAAGTCTTAGCACCAGCCAGTAGGCAGTTGGGCCTTGAGAACTAGTGAAGGAGCGTGAGAAACTGGAGGTGGAGGAACCATTAGCTGTTGTGGCGGCTTCAGTTGTCTGCTGATTTGTGCCTTGCTGTGTCTGGAAACTACCAAAGGGTCTGGAAAATCCTTGAAACAGTCCATAGACATTTGAGCCTCGGCTTTGAGAACCATTGTGGGAGCTGGAAGACATGCCGGAGGCTTGTTGGGTTAAAGTTAAAGGATTGGCAGAGCTCAGTTGGTTTGTGCCTTGCTGTGTCTGGATACTCCCATAGGGGCTGGAAAATCCTTGAGACAGTCCATAGACAGTTGAGCCTCgtctttgagaaccactgtagGAGCTTGAAGTGCTAGAAGTAGAACCATTCAACACTGGACTTGCAGAGGCTTGTTGAGTTACATTTAATCCAGCCACGGAGCCAAGCTGGTTTTTGCCTTGCTGTGCCGGGGAACCAGCATATTGGCTGGAAAGTCTAAGCAACAGCCAGTAGGCAGTTGGGCTTGGAGAACCAGTGAAGGAGCTCGATAAGCCGGAGGAACCATTAGCTGTTGTGGCACCTTCACTTGCCTGATGGGATACTGTTAATGCAGGGGCAGAGCTTGATTGACCATGACCATACAGGCTCGCGAGCCCATGAGACGGCCCATAACCAGTTGAGCCTCGGCTTTGAGAACCATGGAAGGAGCTTGAAGTACTAGATGTGGAACCACTGTACACTGCACTCCCAGAGGCCTGCTGGGTCACGAAGGCAGGGGCAGAGCTTGATTGACCACCACCACCATACTGGCTTGCAAGCACTTGAGACGGTCCATGGCCAGTGGAGCTTTGAGAACCAATGTAGGGGCTTGATAAACTGGAGGTGGAGGAGCCATTAGCTGTTGTGGCACCTCCACTTGCCTGCTGAGTTCCAGTTAATGCAGGGGCAGAGCTCAGTTGATTTGTGCCTTGCTGTGTCTGGAAACTACCATAGGGTCTGGAAAGTCCTAGTGAAGGCCAATTGGAAGACGGGCTTCGAGAACCAGTGAAGGAGCTTGATGAGCTGAAGGAACCATTAGCTGTTGCGACAGCTACAGTTGCCTGCCGAGTTCCAGTTAACGTGGGGGCAGAGCCAAGTTGATTCGTGCCTTGCTGTGTCTGGAAACTACCAAAGGGCCTGGAAAATCCTTGAGACAGTCCATAGACAGTTGAGCCTCggctttgagaaccactgtggGAGCTTGAAGTACTAGACGTAGAACCACTGGAAACAGCACTCCCAGAGGCCTGTTGGGTCACAATGGCAGGGCTTGATTGACCACCACCATACTGGCTTGCGAGCCCTTGAGACAGTCCATAGCCAGTGGAGCCTTGAGAACCACTGTAAGCACTCGATAAACTGGAGGTGGAGGAACCATTAGCTGTTGTGGCACCTTCAGTTGCCTTCTGGGTTACAGTTAATGCAGGAGCAGAGCCAAGTTGATTTGTGCCTTGCTGTGTCTGGAAACTAACATAGGGTCTGGAAAGTCCTAGGGACAACCAGTCAGAAAGTGTGCTTTGCGAACCAGTGTGGGAGCTGGAAGACATGCCAGAGGCTTGTTGGTTCAACGTTAAAGCAGGGGCAGAGCTCAATTGGTTTTTGTCTTGCTGTGTTTGGAAGCTACCATATTGGCTGCCAAGCCCTTGTGAAAGCCCATAGACAGTTGAGCCTCTGCTTTGTGAGGCAACGTTCTGTTTTCGGAAAGCTTGAAAACCTGGGAACACTGGCTTGTAGTAACCAAAAGAGCCATTTGTCAGGGCTTCCGATGAAGATAAGCCTGTCCATAAATCTATCTTAGTTTGTAGTACTCCAGCATTGGTTTTACTTTCATCCCTCAAGGCTGTGGAAGTTTGGGCTCCATCAGGAAAGGATGCAGTTTCCTGCAGCTGATCCAGAGATGTCTTGCCATCAACACTGTACCCATCTTGTGCAGGCCTTTTACTCCACACTTGttagaagaaaaataatttgaaGGTCATACAGACACACAATTTATGAACATCAATACAAGATAACAGACACTGCTCTAAGCTTTATAATAGCTTACCTCCAAGTGCCCTTACATCTTTTAGGTGAAGTAAAGCAATGAAGAGCAACCAAAGCCTACaaaatagcattaaaaaaaaaatcacaaacaaacCCATATTATGGAGGGGGGGAAAAGATAACACTGCAAAATGTTCACTTTCAGTTACCTTGTGCAACCCCACATAATGACTCAACTGATGACTGCCGGAAGGCTTAGAGCCTGCCGTTATATCACTTCACCAATGACTCCGAGAAcctcaaaaacacaaagagcACAAACGTTCAAAGCCTGCCCTTTTAAGCCACTAATTCAAGTCAGCTGACAAAGTTTACCTACTCACATGTCACATGATTCATTGGTCCAAGTCCTTTTCTTCAGGTGTGGAACTACTGATTGGTTGGTCTTGTGTGCATGCACAAAGCAGAATGCTACTGCAAATATATATTGAGCAAAACACTGATGATCATATTGTGTAGTAAATATTGGAATTCTGCCTCATGAACTTCATTCGAGAGACAAAAAACAGTTGTATAAACAATTTCCATGTATTATATGTCTTGGTTTCTCAAGACAAAATGACAGTTAAGTTTCACTCATTGTGTTACTTCAGATACCAAAAGGCTTTGCAAAATGCTATTAAACACTTGAAATGTCAGACAGAAGCAGAAGTTGAGAGTTGCAGGCAGAATGTCATgttatgatttatttaacactgtaaTGTCTGGCCCGAACAGAGGTCAGTAAGCATGAACTTGAAGAATACTGGTAATTAAATTACTGACCTATGACCTAGGGccttttctttgtatttatattgCTGAGTTAGCAGAACTGGGTTGCTGACCCTGGATTTGTCTGTTCTTTGGGGTGATAACAGGAACATCACATCACCCCACCACATCGTTGTTTATTTTCATCACGtcccaaagtattttattcctcttatcgGCAGTGcaaataactttttatttattaaagaacattacacccatttattttaaataaatgctaaataaacatctctaaaGAAGTGTTATAGATTTTTGTAGTATCATGTACTGTATGCCACGATTAGCTGAATACGGTGAAAGATCTGCCTAATGTAACCCTATGTTGTTAAAGCTAGTTGAGGCACTCTCACTGATATTATGAACAACTAACGGAGGCATATGTTTGTGCTGATTCTTGTTCCCGAGCTACCCCTGCCTCTTGCTCTACTTTTCCCTACTGACCACATTGCTGTCTgatctcatcagattttcttttccttttggAAAGTCAAGATAGTTTCGTAAAAGGTAGGAGCCTGAAGGCATGTTAATTCGTAGGAGAAATCCAAGGTTTACTTTAAGAGAACAGTGATATAACCAATGTAAATAGACTCagcaaaaaatgaaatgtcttCTCACGTTCACCTGCTTtcatttccagcaaatttcctTAATGTGCAAAcatttgtattaatttatttttttaaattcaacagCTGACACACAAATTGAACAAGTTTCACATTCATCTGACGAAAAGACATGGAACAACAAGACCCTGAACAGGGGGGGCATCAACATCCAAagtcagtcagtatgtggtgtggcATATTACAGTGCATCTCCATATTCATAGACtacaccagatttgtcagttcttgccgTGAGACGTTAACCCACTTTTCCActaaggcatttgcaagttctctaCCGTGTCTGTGGGGGGAGATATGGTCacgtaattttccactgcaaggacagtCAACTGTCCTTCCTGtattaggcatcttacattacagacattacagcttaatgctctggccacatctgcagtactcatgcctccctgcagcatgttcacgcaggtgaacaggcaccctaggcatctttcttctggtatTTTTCCCCCAGTCAGTAGTGTGAgcgaaattactcatttttactttgtaataagtttgttctcgttcatctgaggataacacctaagaaggccatgtcagaggacgagtctgcgagtgttgtctaactTCTACaacagtagaaaggtctctttagagTCCCAACAGAGATTGTAACTGACCAATtgcctactgcctgtaaactgttgtgtcttaaggactgttccacaggtgcgaTAAATTGTTTATGATCCATTGAGTAAGAAtgaacattgtttaaacccttgccaataaagatctgtaaagcttacctggattttacaaaattctctttaaaatacaggctcctgaaaaagggacgtttcttgtTTTTGATGAGTATATaaccacaaaaataaatgaataaaacccaATACAAGTGCCAGGGCCCAACTAGAACAGGGCAAAGCAGTCAAAAGCAATACCCAGTAGGCATGACTACAACAGTTTATACTAACTGGTCATTAATGACCCAAATGAGAAgttcagctttttaaaataaataacttgcTTGTAAAGTAATATGGTATGTTTGTATTAGATAGTGTTGTAGGGGAAGTTTTGAAGCAACACTAGCTTGGTTTGGGCAGAGTAGCAATCCGGCCACTGAAAAAAATGGTTGCAAGTACCCAGTAGAGGCATTCAAAAAACATGAATGTGTGATCTGATCACCCAAATTGGTTATTAAGATAAAGTCTGGACTACTGCCAGTCTTTTCAAAACCTTTCAAAAGTTTCTCAAATTTAAAGTATTTATATGCAGTTAGCAGAACCAATGCATTTTTATAACCAAAACCACACTGAACAGGCAGACCTAAAATAAGACGGCAAAAAATGGAATACAAAAAGCATGCTTTAATAGATCATTTAGACAGACAAGCCAGGCATTTTATAATAAAGCACTATAATTAGAGACACTGCTTTACCATCAAGTTGAACACGGCAGGAGTCCTTCGAGATGAAACCTGGAAGTCATAAGGTTTCAAGGGAAGGTGGGACCCACTGAGCTTTTACTACCAGAAAAGCTTGGGGGAAATCTTGGAAGATGAGTCACTGAACAGTCTTTTCACAAGATTGCTGACCCAACCACAGAGAAGGAACCAGCTGATTGAAGGCCCCCAGTTGCTGGACATTTTGGTTCGGTATGCTGAGAGAGCTCCCAACAAGCCCATGAGACAAACTATGGCTTTGAGGAGCACTGTAGGCACTTGAAGCATCGGTGTTGGAGCCATTGGATGTTATGGTGCTTCCAGAGGCCTGCTGGTTCACAGTTAAGGCAGGGACAGAGCTCAGCCATTGGACACCATGCTGTTTATGCAAACCATCATAAAGATTGGAAAGGCTGTGGGATGACCCATAGGCAGTTGCAGTTTGGCTTTGGGAACCAGTGTAGGAACTTGATAGACTGGAGGTGGAGGAACCATTAGCTGTTGTGGCGGCTTCAGTTGTCTGCCGATTTGTGTCTTGATGCGTTTGGAAACTACCATAGGGACTGGAAAATCCTTGAGACAGTCCATAGACAGTTGAGCCTCgtctttgagaaccactgtagTAGCTTGAAGTACTAGATGTAGAACCATTTAACGCTGCACTTGCAGAGACTTGTTGAATCACATTTAATCCAGGCACAGAGCCAAGCTGGTTTATGCCTTGCTGTGTCTGGAAACCAACATAGGGTCTGGAAATTCCTAGTGAAGGCCAATTGGAAGACGGGCTTTGAGAACCAGTGAAGGAGCTCGATGAGCTGGAGGAGCCATTAGCTGTTGCGGCAGCTTCAGTTGTCTGCCGATTTGTGCCTTGCTGTGTTTGGAAACTACCATAGGGCCTGGAAAATCCTTGAGACAGTCCATAGACAGTTGGACCTTGGCTTTGCGAACCACTGTAAGAGGTTGAAGTGCTAGATGTAGAACCACTGGACACAGCACTCCCAGAGGCCTGCTGGGTCACGAAGGCAGGGGCAGAGCTTGATTGACCACCACCATACTGGCTTGCAAGCACTTGAGACGGTCCATAGCCAGTGGAGCTTTGAGAACCAATGTAGGGGCTTGATAAACTGGAGGTGGAGGAACCATTAGCTGTTGTGGCAGCTTCAGTTGTCTGCTGATTTGTGCCTTGCAGCATCTGGAAACTACCATAGGGTCTGGAAAGTCCTAGTGACGGCCAATTGGAAGACGGGCTTCGAGAACCATTGTGGGAGCTGAAAGATATGCCAGAGGCTTGTAGGTTCAAAGTTAAAGCAGGGGCAGAGGTCAGTTGGTTTGTGCCTTGCTGTGTATGAAAACTACTATAGCGGCTACCAAGCCCTTGAGACAACCCATAGCCAGTTGAGCTTTGGCTTGGAGAACCATGGAAGGAGCTTGAAGTACTAGGCGTAGAACCACTGGACACTGCACTCCCAGAGGCCTGCTGGGTCACAAAGGCAGGGGCAGAGCTTGAttgaccaccaccaccaccatactGGCTTGCAAGCACTTGAGATGGTCCATAGCCAGTGGAGCCTTGAGAACCAATGTAGGGGCTTGAAGTACTAGATGTAGAGCCATTTAACACTGCATTTGCAGAGGCTTGTTGAATCATATTTAATCCAGGCACAGAGCTAAGCTGGTTTATGCCTTGCTGGGCCTGGGAACCAGCATATTGGCTGGGAAGTCTTAGCACCAGCCAGTAGGCAGTTGGGCCTTGAGAACTAGTGAAGGAGCGTGAGAAACTGGAGGTGGAGGAACCATTAGCTGTTGTGGCGGCTTCAGTTGTCTGCTGATTTGTGCCTTGCTGTGTCTGGAAACTACCAAAGGGTCTGGAAAATCCTTGAAACAGTCCATAGACATTTGAGCCTCGGCTTTGAGAACCATTGTGGGAGCTGGAAGACATGCCGGAGGCTTGTTGGGTTAAAGTTAAAGGAGGGGCAGAGCTCAGTTGGTTTGTGCCTTGCTGTGTCTGGATACTCCCATAGGGGCTGGAAAATCCTTGAGACAGTCCATAGACAGTTGAGCCTCgtctttgagaaccactgtagGAGCTTGAAGTGCTAGAAGTAGAACCATTCAACACTGGACTTGCAGAGGCTTGTTGAGTTACATTTAATCCAGCCACGGAGCCAAGCTGGTTTTTGCCTTGCTGTGCCGGGGAACC
Coding sequences:
- the LOC128635239 gene encoding mucin-19-like; amino-acid sequence: MWGCTRLWLLFIALLHLKDVRALGVWSKRPAQDGYSVDGKTSLDQLQETASFPDGAQTSTALRDESKTNAGVLQTKIDLWTGLSSSEALTNGSFGYYKPVFPGFQAFRKQNVASQSRGSTVYGLSQGLGSQYGSFQTQQDKNQLSSAPALTLNQQASGMSSSSHTGSQSTLSDWLSLGLSRPYVSFQTQQGTNQLGSAPALTVTQKATEGATTANGSSTSSLSSAYSGSQGSTGYGLSQGLASQYGGGQSSPAIVTQQASGSAVSSGSTSSTSSSHSGSQSRGSTVYGLSQGFSRPFGSFQTQQGTNQLGSAPTLTGTRQATVAVATANGSFSSSSSFTGSRSPSSNWPSLGLSRPYGSFQTQQGTNQLSSAPALTGTQQASGGATTANGSSTSSLSSPYIGSQSSTGHGPSQVLASQYGGGGQSSSAPAFVTQQASGSAVYSGSTSSTSSSFHGSQSRGSTGYGPSHGLASLYGHGQSSSAPALTVSHQASEGATTANGSSGLSSSFTGSPSPTAYWLLLRLSSQYAGSPAQQGKNQLGSVAGLNVTQQASASPVLNGSTSSTSSSYSGSQRRGSTVYGLSQGFSSPYGSIQTQQGTNQLSSANPLTLTQQASGMSSSSHNGSQSRGSNVYGLFQGFSRPFGSFQTQQGTNQQTTEAATTANGSSTSSFSRSFTSSQGPTAYWLVLRLPSQYAGSQAQQGINQLSSVPGLNMIQQASANAVLNGSTSSTSSPYIGSQGSTGYGPSQVLASQYGGGGGQSSSAPAFVTQQASGSAVSSGSTPSTSSSFHGSPSQSSTGYGLSQGLGSRYSSFHTQQGTNQLTSAPALTLNLQASGISFSSHNGSRSPSSNWPSLGLSRPYGSFQMLQGTNQQTTEAAATANGSSTSSLSSPYIGSQSSTGYGPSQVLASQYGGGQSSSAPAFVTQQASGSAVSSGSTSSTSTSYSGSQSQGPTVYGLSQGFSRPYGSFQTQQGTNRQTTEAAATANGSSSSLSSFTGSQSPSSNWPSLGISRPYVGFQTQQGINQLGSVPGLNVIQQVSASAALNGSTSSTSSYYSGSQRRGSTVYGLSQGFSSPYGSFQTHQDTNRQTTEAATTANGSSTSSLSSSYTGSQSQTATAYGSSHSLSNLYDGLHKQHGVQWLSSVPALTVNQQASGSTITSNGSNTDASSAYSAPQSHSLSHGLVGSSLSIPNQNVQQLGAFNQLVPSLWLGQQSCEKTVQ
- the LOC128635195 gene encoding serine-rich adhesin for platelets-like: MWGCTRLWLLFIALLHLKDVRALGVWSKRPAQDGYSVDGKTSLDQLQETASFPDGAQTSTALRDESKTNAGVLQTKIDLWTGLSSSEALTNGSFGYYKPVFPGFQAFRKQNVASQSRGSTVYGLSQGLGSQYGSFQTQQDKNQLSSAPALTLNQQASGMSSSSHTGSQSTLSDWLSLGLSRPYVSFQTQQGTNQLGSAPALTVTQKATEGATTANGSSTSSLSSAYSGSQGSTGYGLSQGLASQYGGGQSSPAIVTQQASGSAVSSGSTSSTSSSHSGSQSRGSTVYGLSQGFSRPFGSFQTQQGTNQLGSAPTLTGTRQATVAVATANGSFSSSSSFTGSRSPSSNWPSLGLSRPYGSFQTQQGTNQLSSAPALTGTQQASGGATTANGSSTSSLSSPYIGSQSSTGHGPSQVLASQYGGGGQSSSAPAFVTQQASGSAVYSGSTSSTSSSFHGSQSRGSTGYGPSHGLASLYGHGQSSSAPALTVSHQASEGATTANGSSGLSSSFTGSPSPTAYWLLLRLSSQYAGSPAQQGKNQLGSVAGLNVTQQASASPVLNGSTSSTSSSYSGSQRRGSTVYGLSQGFSSPYGSIQTQQGTNQLSSAPPLTLTQQASGMSSSSHNGSQSRGSNVYGLFQGFSRPFGSFQTQQGTNQQTTEAATTANGSSTSSFSRSFTSSQGPTAYWLVLRLPSQYAGSQAQQGINQLSSVPGLNMIQQASANAVLNGSTSSTSSPYIGSQGSTGYGPSQVLASQYGGGGGQSSSAPAFVTQQASGSAVSSGSTPSTSSSFHGSPSQSSTGYGLSQGLGSRYSSFHTQQGTNQLTSAPALTLNLQASGISFSSHNGSRSPSSNWPSLGLSRPYGSFQMLQGTNQQTTEAATTANGSSTSSLSSPYIGSQSSTGYGPSQVLASQYGGGQSSSAPAFVTQQASGSAVSSGSTSSTSTSYSGSQSQGPTVYGLSQGFSRPYGSFQTQQGTNRQTTEAAATANGSSSSSSSFTGSQSPSSNWPSLGISRPYVGFQTQQGINQLGSVPGLNVIQQVSASAALNGSTSSTSSYYSGSQRRGSTVYGLSQGFSSPYGSFQTHQDTNRQTTEAATTANGSSTSSLSSSYTGSQSQTATAYGSSHSLSNLYDGLHKQHGVQWLSSVPALTVNQQASGSTITSNGSNTDASSAYSAPQSHSLSHGLVGSSLSIPNQNVQQLGAFNQLVPSLWLGQQSCEKTVQ